The following coding sequences lie in one Oceanicola sp. 502str15 genomic window:
- the rsmH gene encoding 16S rRNA (cytosine(1402)-N(4))-methyltransferase RsmH: protein MAAAESLSPDTSQGAAPHVPVLIDPLIEHAAPVSGHWVDGTFGAGGYARRLLAAGAERLTGIDRDPSAITGAAAMVEAFAPRLEVVPGRFSQMGELVEGPVAGVVLDLGVSSMQLDQAERGFSFMRDGPLDMRMASEGPSAADLVNEADEAHLADIIHFYGEERAARRIAKAIVKARPLSRTLELAEVVSSCLPKPRPGQVHPATRSFQGIRIAVNDEFGELIAGLEAAEGLLAEGGVLAVVTFHSLEDRVVKRYLAARSGAAPRANRFAPEQAAPPAPFEPITKKAVAPTEEETAANPRARSAKLRMARRTGEAGGEVDRAQMGLPGPKHWWKG, encoded by the coding sequence ATGGCGGCGGCCGAAAGCCTTTCGCCAGACACGTCCCAAGGGGCCGCGCCCCATGTTCCTGTCCTCATTGATCCGCTGATCGAACACGCGGCGCCGGTATCGGGCCATTGGGTCGACGGCACCTTTGGCGCGGGCGGCTATGCGCGCCGTCTGCTGGCGGCGGGGGCCGAGCGGCTGACCGGGATCGACCGCGACCCGAGCGCGATCACCGGGGCGGCGGCGATGGTCGAGGCCTTCGCGCCGCGGCTCGAGGTGGTGCCGGGGCGGTTCTCGCAGATGGGCGAGCTGGTGGAGGGGCCGGTAGCGGGCGTTGTGCTCGACCTCGGGGTCTCGTCGATGCAGCTCGACCAGGCGGAGCGGGGCTTTTCGTTCATGCGCGACGGGCCGCTGGACATGCGGATGGCCAGCGAGGGGCCGAGTGCCGCCGATCTGGTGAACGAGGCCGACGAGGCGCATCTGGCGGATATCATTCATTTTTACGGCGAGGAGCGGGCGGCGCGGCGGATTGCCAAGGCGATCGTGAAGGCGCGGCCCTTAAGCCGGACGCTGGAGCTGGCCGAGGTGGTTTCGTCCTGCCTGCCCAAGCCGCGCCCGGGGCAGGTGCACCCGGCGACGCGCAGCTTTCAGGGCATCCGCATCGCGGTGAACGACGAGTTCGGCGAGCTGATTGCCGGGCTGGAGGCGGCCGAGGGGCTGCTTGCCGAGGGCGGCGTGCTGGCGGTGGTCACCTTTCATTCGCTGGAGGACCGGGTGGTGAAGCGCTACCTCGCGGCCCGCTCTGGCGCCGCGCCGCGCGCCAACAGGTTTGCGCCCGAACAGGCCGCCCCGCCGGCGCCGTTCGAGCCGATCACCAAGAAGGCGGTGGCCCCCACAGAGGAGGAAACCGCCGCCAACCCCCGCGCCCGCTCGGCCAAGCTGCGCATGGCGCGGCGCACTGGCGAAGCGGGGGGCGAGGTTGACAGGGCACAGATGGGCCTGCCGGGCCCGAAACACTGGTGGAAAGGGTAA
- the murF gene encoding UDP-N-acetylmuramoyl-tripeptide--D-alanyl-D-alanine ligase: MSALWTAAEAAAATGGQARGDWAATGLSIDSRSIAPGELFVALTDVRDGHDFVADALAKGAAAALVSRVPEGCEEAPLLVVGDVLEGLEALGRAGRARTRAKVAGVTGSVGKTSTKEMLRAILARQGVVHAAEKSFNNHWGVPLTLARMPVEADFAVIEIGMSNPGEIAPLARMARPDVAMITTVAPAHMAAFGSLEGIAREKASIFEGLEPGGVAVINADLETTPILREAAEAAGGRIATFGKDGDFALGTVMLSEGQTVAEARLHDQPAMFKLTTPGTHFAMNALGALAVAEALGADLGLATADLSKWTPYEGRGAREEITTDPARAGGFLTLFDDSYNANPASMAASLEMLAATAPRDGIGRVRKGRRIAVIGDMLELGPDEQALHAALAGLEAMEQVHTVHTVGPLAHALHAALPEDQRGFHAPDGAAMAREVSKLVDAGDVVLVKASLGTGLARVVDAIRKMGQAGPK, encoded by the coding sequence ATGAGCGCTCTGTGGACGGCCGCCGAGGCGGCAGCGGCCACGGGCGGGCAGGCGCGGGGTGATTGGGCGGCCACGGGGCTTTCGATCGACAGCCGCAGCATTGCGCCGGGCGAGCTGTTCGTGGCGCTGACCGATGTGCGCGACGGGCATGACTTTGTGGCCGATGCGCTGGCCAAGGGCGCGGCGGCGGCGCTGGTCAGCCGTGTGCCCGAGGGCTGCGAGGAGGCGCCGCTGCTGGTGGTGGGCGATGTGCTCGAAGGGCTGGAGGCGCTGGGCCGGGCGGGCCGGGCGCGCACCCGCGCCAAGGTGGCGGGGGTCACAGGCTCGGTCGGCAAGACCTCGACCAAGGAGATGCTGCGGGCCATCCTTGCGCGGCAGGGCGTGGTTCATGCCGCCGAAAAGAGCTTCAACAACCATTGGGGCGTGCCGCTGACGCTGGCGCGGATGCCGGTGGAGGCCGATTTTGCCGTGATCGAGATCGGCATGAGCAACCCCGGCGAGATCGCCCCGCTGGCGCGAATGGCGCGGCCCGATGTGGCGATGATCACCACGGTGGCCCCGGCCCATATGGCGGCCTTCGGCAGCCTTGAGGGGATTGCGCGGGAGAAGGCGAGCATCTTCGAGGGGCTGGAGCCGGGGGGCGTGGCGGTGATCAACGCCGATCTCGAGACCACGCCGATCCTGCGCGAAGCCGCCGAGGCAGCGGGCGGGCGGATTGCAACCTTCGGGAAAGACGGAGATTTTGCGCTCGGCACGGTGATGCTCTCGGAAGGGCAGACGGTGGCGGAGGCGCGGTTGCACGACCAGCCCGCCATGTTCAAGCTGACCACGCCGGGCACACATTTTGCGATGAACGCGCTGGGCGCCCTTGCGGTGGCCGAGGCGCTGGGGGCCGATCTGGGCCTTGCCACGGCGGACCTTTCCAAATGGACCCCCTACGAGGGGCGCGGCGCGCGCGAGGAGATCACCACCGATCCGGCCCGTGCGGGCGGCTTCCTGACCCTCTTTGACGACAGCTACAACGCCAACCCGGCCTCGATGGCCGCCTCGCTGGAAATGCTCGCCGCCACCGCCCCACGTGACGGGATCGGGCGGGTGCGCAAGGGGCGGCGGATCGCGGTGATCGGGGACATGCTGGAGCTTGGCCCCGACGAGCAGGCCCTGCACGCGGCGCTGGCCGGGCTGGAGGCGATGGAGCAGGTGCATACGGTGCATACCGTCGGCCCGCTGGCCCATGCGCTGCACGCGGCGCTGCCGGAGGACCAGCGCGGATTTCATGCGCCCGACGGCGCGGCGATGGCGCGCGAGGTCTCGAAACTGGTGGATGCCGGCGATGTGGTGCTGGTAAAGGCCTCGCTGGGCACCGGGCTGGCGCGGGTTGTTGACGCGATACGGAAAATGGGCCAAGCCGGTCCGAAATAA
- a CDS encoding penicillin-binding protein 2 yields the protein MTRTPLRPLARVIAARQSGQNPDAIERENLRLRHEAQRDRLRFRAEGRLFVLGVCFFCAFVVIGARMGHLAASVPAEPTSGDVAELISASRADIVDRQGRVLATNLSTHSLYAQPPLMVEKERAAEELAKIFPDLDAEKLKRQFTGARKFVWVKKKISPEQMQAVHDIGEPGLLFGPREMRLYPNGALASHILGGASFGREGVHSAEVVGVAGVEKQFDALLRDPARAGRPLELTIDLTVQAVTEEVLYGGMKLMNAKGASAVLMDVHSGEILAMASLPDFDPNNRPRPLTSGDQSDSPLFNRSVQGVYELGSTFKIFAAAQAMELGLVNPDTVINTKGPLTWGKHRIRDFHNYGNELSVTKIIVKSSNIGTARLAMDIGAQRQQEFLGQLGFLEPTPVEMVEAPTGKPLLPPNWSEISTMTISYGHGLSASPLHLATGYASLLNGGTRVYPTLLKQDVKKEGPRVVSARTSERSRIMLRKVVTEGTASFGEVEGYAVGGKTGTADKPKPRGGYYKDKVIATFATIFPAHDPKYVLVVSLDEPVELTGPQPRRTAGWTAVPVTAEMIRRVAPLLGLRPSVEPGTEAALIRTSN from the coding sequence ATGACCCGCACCCCGCTGCGCCCGCTGGCCCGTGTGATTGCCGCCCGTCAGAGCGGGCAGAACCCCGATGCGATCGAGCGCGAGAACCTGCGCCTGCGCCATGAGGCGCAGCGCGACAGGCTGCGTTTCCGCGCCGAGGGGCGGTTGTTTGTGCTTGGTGTCTGCTTCTTCTGCGCCTTCGTGGTGATCGGCGCGCGGATGGGGCACCTGGCGGCCTCGGTTCCGGCGGAGCCGACGAGCGGCGATGTGGCCGAGCTCATCAGCGCCAGCCGCGCCGACATTGTCGACCGGCAGGGGCGGGTGCTGGCCACCAACCTGTCGACCCATTCGCTCTATGCCCAGCCGCCGCTCATGGTGGAGAAGGAGCGCGCCGCCGAGGAGCTGGCGAAGATCTTTCCCGACCTCGATGCCGAGAAGCTGAAGCGCCAGTTCACCGGGGCGCGCAAGTTCGTCTGGGTGAAGAAGAAGATCAGCCCCGAGCAGATGCAGGCGGTGCATGACATCGGCGAGCCGGGGCTGCTGTTTGGCCCGCGCGAGATGCGGCTTTATCCGAACGGGGCGCTGGCCTCGCATATCCTCGGCGGCGCGAGCTTTGGCCGCGAGGGGGTGCATAGTGCCGAGGTGGTGGGCGTTGCGGGCGTTGAAAAGCAGTTCGACGCGCTGCTGCGCGATCCGGCCCGTGCCGGCAGGCCGCTGGAGCTGACCATCGACCTCACCGTGCAGGCGGTGACGGAAGAGGTGCTTTATGGCGGCATGAAGCTGATGAATGCCAAGGGCGCGTCGGCGGTGCTGATGGATGTGCACAGCGGCGAGATCCTCGCCATGGCGAGCCTGCCCGACTTCGACCCCAACAACCGTCCGCGCCCGCTGACCAGCGGCGACCAGTCCGACAGCCCGTTGTTCAACCGGTCGGTGCAGGGGGTCTACGAGCTGGGCTCGACCTTCAAGATCTTTGCCGCCGCGCAGGCGATGGAGCTGGGGCTGGTGAACCCGGATACGGTGATCAACACCAAGGGCCCGCTGACCTGGGGCAAGCACCGGATTCGGGACTTTCACAACTACGGCAACGAGCTGAGTGTGACCAAGATCATCGTGAAGTCTTCCAACATCGGCACCGCACGGCTGGCGATGGACATCGGCGCGCAGCGCCAGCAGGAGTTTCTCGGGCAGCTCGGCTTTCTGGAGCCGACCCCTGTGGAGATGGTGGAGGCCCCGACCGGCAAGCCGCTGCTGCCGCCCAACTGGTCGGAGATCTCCACGATGACGATCAGCTATGGCCATGGCCTGTCGGCCAGCCCGCTGCATCTGGCGACCGGCTACGCCTCGCTTTTGAACGGGGGCACAAGGGTTTATCCGACGCTCCTCAAGCAGGACGTGAAGAAGGAAGGCCCCCGGGTGGTGAGCGCGCGGACCTCGGAGCGGTCGCGGATCATGTTGCGCAAGGTGGTGACCGAGGGCACCGCCAGCTTTGGCGAGGTCGAGGGCTACGCGGTGGGCGGCAAGACCGGCACCGCCGACAAGCCCAAGCCGCGGGGCGGCTATTACAAGGACAAGGTGATTGCCACCTTCGCCACCATCTTTCCGGCCCATGACCCGAAGTACGTGCTGGTGGTGAGCCTCGACGAGCCGGTCGAGCTGACCGGCCCGCAGCCGCGCCGCACCGCCGGCTGGACCGCGGTGCCGGTGACCGCCGAGATGATCCGCCGGGTGGCCCCTTTGCTGGGGCTGCGGCCAAGCGTTGAACCCGGCACCGAAGCTGCTTTAATACGGACATCGAACTAA
- the mraY gene encoding phospho-N-acetylmuramoyl-pentapeptide-transferase translates to MLYWLAEIGDGGGAFNLFRYITFRAGAAFFTALVFGFIFGRPLINMLRKRQKGGQPIRDDGPESHMLTKAGTPTMGGLLILSALALSTLLWARLDNPYVWIVLLVTVGFGLIGFADDYAKVSKQNTKGVSGKVRFGLGLLIAACAGTAAAWFHPEELTGQLALPVFKDVLLNLGIFFVPFSMVVIVGAANAVNLTDGLDGLAIMPVMIAAGTLGVIAYAVGRVDFTEYLDVHYVPGSGELLIFCAGLIGGGLGFLWYNAPPAAVFMGDTGSLALGGALGAIAVVTKHELVLAIVGGIFVAEALSVIIQVLYFKRTGKRVFLMAPVHHHFEKRGWAEPQIVIRFWIISLILALIGLATLKIR, encoded by the coding sequence ATGCTCTACTGGCTGGCAGAAATTGGCGACGGGGGCGGGGCGTTCAACCTGTTTCGCTACATCACCTTCCGGGCGGGGGCGGCGTTTTTCACCGCGCTGGTCTTCGGCTTCATCTTTGGCCGTCCGCTCATCAACATGCTGCGCAAGCGCCAGAAGGGCGGACAGCCGATCCGCGATGACGGCCCCGAAAGCCACATGTTGACCAAGGCGGGCACGCCGACGATGGGGGGGCTGCTGATCCTCTCGGCGCTGGCGCTCTCCACCCTGCTCTGGGCGCGGCTCGACAACCCCTATGTCTGGATCGTGTTGCTGGTGACGGTGGGCTTTGGCCTGATCGGCTTTGCCGACGACTATGCCAAGGTGAGCAAGCAGAACACCAAGGGCGTGTCGGGCAAGGTGCGATTTGGCCTTGGCCTGCTGATCGCCGCCTGCGCGGGCACGGCGGCGGCGTGGTTTCACCCGGAAGAGCTGACCGGGCAGCTGGCGCTGCCGGTGTTCAAGGATGTGCTGTTGAACCTCGGCATCTTCTTCGTGCCCTTCTCGATGGTGGTGATCGTGGGGGCGGCCAATGCGGTGAACCTGACCGACGGGCTCGACGGCCTTGCGATCATGCCGGTGATGATTGCCGCAGGCACACTGGGGGTGATTGCCTATGCGGTGGGCCGGGTCGACTTTACCGAATATCTCGACGTGCATTACGTGCCCGGATCGGGCGAGCTGCTGATCTTCTGCGCCGGGCTGATCGGCGGGGGCCTTGGCTTTTTGTGGTACAACGCGCCGCCTGCGGCGGTGTTCATGGGGGACACCGGCTCGCTCGCCTTGGGCGGGGCGCTGGGCGCGATTGCGGTTGTCACCAAGCACGAGCTGGTGCTGGCGATCGTGGGCGGCATCTTCGTGGCCGAGGCGCTCTCGGTGATCATTCAGGTGCTCTACTTCAAGCGCACCGGCAAGCGGGTGTTCCTGATGGCGCCGGTGCACCACCACTTTGAAAAGCGGGGCTGGGCCGAGCCGCAGATCGTGATCCGGTTCTGGATCATTTCGCTGATCCTTGCGCTGATCGGTCTGGCGACGCTGAAGATCCGGTGA
- a CDS encoding cell division protein FtsL, whose translation MRGFFYVISALAVMGLAFWAYHENYQTQKSQKDMAKLRAEIRNLYDTRAMLRAEWAYLNRPERLTELAELNFTRLGLLPFGAEQFGRVDQVGFPAEELAPITDPVEISGTLQDDAEDGEQYP comes from the coding sequence ATGCGCGGCTTCTTCTATGTCATCTCGGCGCTTGCCGTCATGGGACTGGCCTTCTGGGCCTATCACGAGAACTACCAGACCCAGAAATCGCAGAAGGACATGGCCAAGCTGAGGGCCGAGATCCGCAATCTCTATGACACCCGCGCCATGCTGCGGGCGGAATGGGCCTATCTGAACCGGCCCGAGCGGCTGACCGAGCTGGCGGAGCTGAACTTTACCCGCCTTGGCCTGCTGCCCTTCGGGGCAGAGCAGTTCGGCCGGGTCGACCAGGTGGGCTTTCCGGCCGAGGAGCTGGCCCCGATCACCGACCCCGTGGAAATCAGCGGCACGCTTCAGGATGATGCCGAGGATGGAGAGCAGTACCCATGA
- a CDS encoding UDP-N-acetylmuramoyl-L-alanyl-D-glutamate--2,6-diaminopimelate ligase has product MSDRARVRSLAELGLTAQHGAEARLTGLSVDSRDVQEGHLFAALPGSRMHGAEFVGYALRMGAKAVLTDAEGARVAAAELSKFDVALVVTEDPRGALAMAAALWFGAQPDVMVAVTGTNGKTSVASFTRQIWVAMGLSAVNLGTTGVEGAWEYPLKHTTPEPITLHRALSLSVEEGVTHAAMEASSHGLAQRRLDGVRLSAAGFTNFSQDHLDYHATFEEYFAAKARLFDQVLAEDAPAVINMEDPRGPEMAEVALAAGHAVLRVGHDEGFELAIVGQRFDATGQDLRFLHEGMPRQVRLGLIGGFQAENVMVAAGLCIASGSDPVEVFNALPQLVTVRGRMQLAATRESGAAVFVDYAHTPDALATALQALRPHVMGKLVVVYGAGGDRDTGKRPLMGEAARDHADVRIVTDDNPRSEDPARIRAAILQADPEATEVGDRAEAILRGVDALGPGDALLIAGKGHETGQIVGDDVFPFDDAEQASVAVAALDGQMT; this is encoded by the coding sequence ATGAGCGATAGAGCAAGGGTAAGGTCGCTGGCAGAGCTGGGATTGACCGCCCAGCATGGCGCCGAGGCGCGGCTGACCGGCCTTTCGGTGGACAGCCGCGATGTGCAGGAGGGCCATCTGTTTGCCGCCCTTCCCGGCAGCCGGATGCATGGGGCCGAGTTTGTCGGCTATGCGCTGCGGATGGGCGCGAAGGCGGTGCTGACCGATGCCGAGGGCGCACGGGTCGCGGCGGCGGAACTCTCGAAATTCGACGTGGCGCTGGTGGTGACCGAAGATCCGCGCGGGGCACTGGCGATGGCCGCCGCGCTCTGGTTCGGCGCCCAGCCCGACGTGATGGTGGCGGTGACCGGCACCAACGGCAAGACCAGCGTGGCCAGCTTTACCCGCCAGATCTGGGTGGCGATGGGCCTGAGCGCCGTCAACCTCGGCACGACCGGGGTGGAGGGCGCATGGGAATATCCGCTCAAGCACACGACGCCCGAGCCGATCACGCTGCACCGCGCATTGTCGCTGTCGGTGGAGGAGGGCGTGACCCATGCCGCGATGGAGGCCAGCTCGCACGGGCTGGCGCAGCGGCGGCTGGACGGGGTGCGGCTTTCGGCGGCGGGGTTCACCAACTTCAGCCAGGATCACCTGGATTATCATGCCACCTTCGAGGAGTACTTCGCCGCCAAGGCCCGGCTCTTCGACCAGGTGCTGGCCGAGGATGCGCCGGCCGTCATCAACATGGAAGACCCGCGCGGGCCGGAAATGGCCGAGGTCGCGCTGGCCGCGGGCCATGCGGTGCTGCGGGTGGGCCATGACGAGGGTTTCGAGCTGGCCATCGTGGGCCAGCGGTTTGACGCCACCGGGCAGGATCTGCGGTTTCTGCACGAGGGGATGCCGCGGCAGGTGCGGCTGGGGCTGATCGGGGGCTTTCAGGCCGAGAACGTGATGGTGGCCGCCGGGCTCTGCATTGCTTCGGGCTCGGACCCGGTGGAGGTGTTCAACGCGCTGCCGCAACTGGTGACGGTGCGGGGCCGGATGCAGCTTGCCGCCACCCGCGAGAGCGGCGCGGCGGTGTTTGTCGACTACGCCCACACGCCCGATGCGCTGGCGACCGCGCTTCAGGCGCTGCGGCCCCATGTGATGGGCAAGCTGGTGGTGGTTTACGGCGCGGGCGGCGACCGCGACACGGGCAAGCGCCCGCTGATGGGCGAAGCGGCCCGCGACCATGCCGATGTTCGAATAGTGACAGATGACAACCCTAGATCGGAGGATCCGGCGCGGATCCGTGCAGCAATTCTGCAAGCCGACCCGGAGGCCACCGAGGTGGGCGACCGGGCCGAGGCGATCCTGCGCGGGGTTGATGCGCTGGGGCCGGGCGATGCCTTGCTGATCGCGGGCAAGGGCCATGAGACCGGGCAGATCGTGGGGGATGATGTGTTTCCCTTCGACGATGCCGAGCAGGCCAGCGTGGCCGTGGCCGCACTAGACGGGCAGATGACATGA
- a CDS encoding SDR family NAD(P)-dependent oxidoreductase, whose translation MDDGIIRRALVTGGNRGIGYAIAEGLIARGHEVVIGCRDEAAGERAADALGADLFVMDLTQPDDMLSLLDGEPFDILVNNAGVLPQGSLFENPEGLFESLAVMVEAPFLLMRALVPGMALRGWGRIVNVSSGWGSFAQGMEGPNGYGVAKAALNALTCVLPRDLPDCVKVNAMCPGWVSTRMGGPEAPTTPEQAAETAIWLATLSEDGPTGGFFRRKLPIDW comes from the coding sequence ATGGATGACGGGATCATCCGGCGGGCGCTCGTGACGGGCGGCAACCGGGGGATCGGCTATGCCATTGCCGAGGGGCTGATTGCGCGGGGCCATGAGGTGGTGATCGGCTGCCGTGACGAGGCGGCGGGAGAGCGGGCGGCGGATGCGCTTGGGGCGGATCTGTTCGTGATGGACCTGACGCAGCCCGACGACATGCTCTCGCTGCTGGATGGCGAGCCTTTCGACATTCTGGTGAACAATGCCGGCGTGCTGCCGCAGGGGTCGCTGTTTGAAAACCCCGAGGGGCTGTTCGAGTCGCTTGCCGTGATGGTGGAGGCGCCGTTTCTGTTGATGCGGGCGTTGGTGCCGGGGATGGCGCTGCGGGGCTGGGGGCGGATCGTGAATGTTTCGTCGGGCTGGGGCAGCTTTGCGCAGGGGATGGAGGGGCCGAACGGCTACGGCGTGGCCAAGGCGGCGCTGAATGCGCTGACCTGTGTGCTGCCCCGCGATTTGCCCGACTGCGTGAAGGTGAACGCCATGTGCCCCGGCTGGGTGAGCACGCGGATGGGCGGGCCGGAGGCGCCGACCACGCCCGAGCAGGCGGCGGAAACGGCGATCTGGCTGGCGACGCTGAGCGAGGATGGGCCGACGGGCGGGTTCTTTCGCCGCAAGCTGCCGATTGATTGGTGA